Proteins found in one Luteimonas chenhongjianii genomic segment:
- a CDS encoding 16S rRNA (uracil(1498)-N(3))-methyltransferase produces MRVIRAFVDRPLGPGASIELPDDAAAHLVRVLRLREGDACVLFNGDGFDHDARLVKVGKRGASAEIVGTRAVDVESPLRITLVQGIARGEKMDWILQKATELGVAAFLPVSSDRSEVRLDAERAAKRHAHWRSVVTSACEQSWRARVPEVSAPQPLAAALAGLAGSSARWLLDPEAETGIAALPAPSGDVVLAIGPEGGWSANDRAALVAAGFGGLRLGPRILRTETAGMAAIAALQARFGDLAG; encoded by the coding sequence ATGCGCGTGATCCGGGCATTCGTCGACCGTCCGCTCGGCCCCGGTGCGTCCATCGAGCTGCCGGACGATGCCGCCGCGCATCTGGTACGCGTGCTGCGCCTGCGCGAGGGCGACGCCTGCGTGTTGTTCAACGGCGACGGTTTCGATCACGACGCGCGCCTGGTCAAGGTGGGCAAGCGCGGTGCGAGCGCCGAGATCGTCGGTACGCGCGCGGTGGATGTCGAATCGCCGCTGCGGATCACCCTGGTCCAGGGCATCGCGCGCGGCGAGAAGATGGACTGGATCCTGCAGAAGGCCACCGAACTGGGCGTCGCAGCCTTCCTGCCGGTGTCGAGCGATCGCAGCGAGGTCAGGCTCGACGCCGAGCGAGCGGCCAAGCGCCATGCGCACTGGCGCAGCGTGGTGACCTCGGCCTGCGAGCAGAGCTGGCGCGCGCGCGTGCCCGAGGTCTCGGCGCCGCAGCCGCTGGCCGCTGCGCTCGCCGGGTTGGCGGGCAGCAGCGCGCGCTGGCTGCTCGACCCCGAAGCGGAGACCGGTATTGCGGCCCTGCCGGCGCCATCGGGTGACGTCGTACTCGCGATCGGTCCAGAGGGCGGCTGGTCGGCCAACGACCGCGCCGCTCTGGTTGCTGCGGGGTTCGGCGGCCTGCGCCTCGGACCGCGGATCCTGCGGACCGAAAC
- the bioA gene encoding adenosylmethionine--8-amino-7-oxononanoate transaminase: protein MTGQIHDPAILADGNDWRTRDLAAVWHPCTQMREHPDVQPLLPIERGEGAWLIESGGRRILDSGSSWWTNLHGHAEPRIAEAIATQARTLEQVILAGCTHPRAVELAERLLRLAPREPGRAPLTKVFYADNGSAGVEVALKMAFQWFQNRGDAPQRTKFVALQNGYHGETLGALAVGDIPLYRRVYAPLLCESVFAPSPDAYLARDGLSAAGQAEEAADALAQLLDEHAGEICALILEPLIQCAGGMRMHDPVYLKRVRELCDAHGIFLIADEIAVGFGRTGTLFACEQAGIQPDLLCLSKGLTGGFLPLSTVLATQALYDGFLDASRERAFLHSHSYTGNPLACAAALASLDIFESDDVLARNRGTAAKMATLAAEVGMHRHVADTRRTGMVVAFELTRDGDRRTPFDPALRVGLRAYRHAVERGVLLRPLGDILYWMPPYCIDDAQLQLLTAVTAEAIEEATACA, encoded by the coding sequence ATGACAGGACAGATTCACGATCCGGCCATTCTAGCCGACGGCAATGACTGGCGGACCCGCGACCTCGCCGCGGTCTGGCATCCATGCACGCAGATGCGCGAACACCCCGACGTGCAGCCGCTGCTGCCGATCGAGCGCGGCGAAGGCGCGTGGCTGATCGAAAGCGGTGGCCGCCGCATCCTCGATTCGGGCAGCAGCTGGTGGACCAACCTCCATGGGCACGCCGAACCCCGCATCGCCGAGGCCATCGCCACGCAGGCGCGCACGCTCGAACAGGTGATCCTGGCCGGCTGCACGCACCCGCGCGCGGTCGAGTTGGCCGAACGCCTGCTCAGGCTCGCACCCCGTGAGCCGGGGCGCGCGCCACTGACGAAGGTGTTCTATGCCGACAACGGCTCGGCGGGTGTCGAGGTCGCGCTGAAGATGGCGTTCCAGTGGTTCCAGAACCGCGGCGACGCGCCGCAGCGGACCAAGTTCGTCGCCCTGCAGAACGGCTATCACGGCGAAACCCTGGGCGCGCTCGCGGTGGGCGACATCCCGCTGTATCGACGGGTCTATGCACCGCTGCTGTGCGAGTCGGTGTTCGCGCCCTCGCCCGATGCCTACCTGGCCCGCGACGGCCTGAGCGCCGCAGGCCAGGCCGAGGAGGCCGCCGATGCGCTGGCGCAGCTGCTCGACGAGCACGCGGGCGAGATCTGCGCGCTGATCCTCGAGCCGTTGATCCAGTGCGCCGGCGGCATGCGCATGCACGATCCGGTCTATCTCAAGCGCGTGCGCGAGCTGTGCGACGCGCACGGCATCTTCCTGATCGCCGATGAGATCGCCGTCGGTTTCGGTCGCACGGGCACTTTGTTCGCGTGCGAGCAGGCGGGCATCCAGCCCGACCTGCTGTGCCTGTCGAAGGGCCTGACCGGCGGCTTCCTGCCACTGTCGACGGTGCTCGCGACCCAGGCGCTCTACGATGGCTTCCTCGATGCCTCGCGCGAACGTGCCTTCCTGCATTCGCACAGCTACACCGGCAACCCGCTGGCCTGCGCCGCTGCGCTGGCCTCGCTCGACATCTTCGAGAGCGACGACGTGCTCGCGCGCAACCGCGGCACTGCGGCGAAAATGGCGACACTGGCGGCCGAGGTCGGCATGCACCGGCACGTGGCCGACACCCGCCGGACCGGCATGGTCGTGGCCTTCGAACTGACCCGCGATGGCGACCGGCGCACGCCCTTCGACCCTGCGCTGCGCGTGGGCCTGCGCGCCTACCGTCATGCGGTCGAGCGCGGGGTGCTGCTGCGTCCGCTCGGCGACATCCTCTACTGGATGCCGCCCTATTGCATCGACGATGCCCAGCTGCAGCTACTGACCGCGGTCACGGCCGAGGCGATCGAGGAGGCGACCGCATGCGCGTGA
- the nudE gene encoding ADP compounds hydrolase NudE, protein MSKTLPTIHEVTEHDAALYRTERLDLEFSNGERRLYERLHGRGHGAVIVVPMADADTVLLVREYAAGFHRYELGLVKGRIDAGETALEAADRELKEEIGFGARRLEALRSISLAPQYMSHQATLVLARDLYPERLAGDEPEELEVVPWKLDALHELILREDFSEGRSIAALFIVRDWLRHHGG, encoded by the coding sequence GTGAGCAAGACACTGCCGACCATCCATGAGGTCACCGAACACGATGCCGCGCTCTATCGCACGGAGCGGCTCGATCTCGAGTTCTCCAATGGCGAGCGCCGGCTCTACGAACGGCTGCACGGGCGTGGCCACGGCGCGGTGATCGTGGTGCCGATGGCCGACGCCGATACCGTACTGCTGGTACGCGAGTACGCCGCGGGCTTTCACCGCTACGAGCTGGGCCTGGTCAAGGGCCGCATCGATGCCGGCGAAACCGCGCTCGAGGCGGCCGACCGAGAGCTCAAGGAAGAGATCGGATTCGGCGCCCGGCGCCTGGAGGCGCTGCGATCGATCTCGCTGGCGCCGCAGTACATGAGCCACCAGGCTACGCTGGTCCTCGCGCGCGATCTCTATCCCGAGCGGCTGGCCGGCGACGAGCCCGAGGAGCTTGAAGTGGTGCCGTGGAAGCTCGATGCCTTGCACGAGCTGATCCTGCGCGAGGACTTTTCCGAGGGCCGCTCGATCGCTGCCCTGTTCATCGTCCGCGACTGGCTGCGCCACCACGGTGGCTGA
- the cysQ gene encoding 3'(2'),5'-bisphosphate nucleotidase CysQ: MAEAADPVSGHVREGVIAIARAAAEAILRIYADEFDVVRKADASPVTAADLAAHHVIVDGLKALTPGIPVLSEESAETVPTATRRSWTRMWLVDPLDGTREFVKRNGEFTVNIALIEAGLATFGVIQAPVTGELWHGAPGLGTFKREGARDIALHAPRRHGDCGLRVAASRSHRDPRTTALLARIGDAMPVALGSSLKFCRLAEGGMDVYPRFGPTSEWDTAAGQAILEGAGGVVLDPHGRPFRYNQRDTILNGDFIALGDPGLPWRDWVGSRG, translated from the coding sequence GTGGCTGAGGCCGCGGACCCCGTTTCCGGGCATGTGCGCGAGGGCGTCATAGCGATCGCCCGCGCCGCAGCTGAGGCCATCTTGCGGATCTACGCCGACGAGTTCGACGTCGTCCGCAAGGCCGATGCCAGCCCGGTCACCGCCGCCGATCTGGCTGCGCACCACGTCATCGTCGATGGCCTGAAGGCGCTCACCCCGGGGATCCCGGTGCTGTCGGAGGAATCGGCCGAAACCGTGCCGACCGCGACGCGCCGCAGCTGGACGCGGATGTGGCTGGTCGATCCGCTCGACGGCACGCGCGAGTTCGTCAAGCGCAACGGCGAATTCACGGTCAACATCGCGCTGATCGAAGCGGGGCTCGCGACCTTCGGCGTGATCCAGGCACCGGTGACCGGCGAGCTGTGGCATGGCGCGCCCGGGCTCGGCACCTTCAAGCGCGAAGGTGCGCGCGACATCGCACTTCACGCGCCGCGGCGCCATGGCGATTGCGGGCTGCGTGTCGCCGCGAGCCGGTCACATCGCGATCCACGGACGACCGCGCTGCTCGCCCGTATCGGCGATGCAATGCCGGTGGCGCTGGGATCTTCATTGAAATTCTGTCGCCTCGCCGAAGGCGGCATGGACGTCTATCCCCGCTTCGGTCCGACCAGTGAATGGGATACGGCGGCCGGCCAGGCGATCCTCGAGGGCGCCGGCGGCGTCGTGCTCGACCCGCACGGCCGACCGTTCCGCTACAACCAGCGCGACACGATCCTCAATGGCGACTTCATCGCGCTGGGCGATCCGGGCCTGCCATGGCGCGACTGGGTCGGGTCCCGCGGCTGA
- the mazG gene encoding nucleoside triphosphate pyrophosphohydrolase → MPHAPGDIRRILEIMARLRDRQSGCPWDLEQDFASIAAYTIEEAYEVADAIDRKDLPGLCDELGDLLFQVVFHARMAEEQGAFAFGDVVDAISDKMIRRHPHIFGDACAGDAQTVLRNWEAIKRAERAAAGETDVSALAGIARGLPEWQRAVKLQQRAARVGFDWPGPAPVIDKLHEEIDEVRAEFAAIAADPGDSGAQARLEEEIGDLLFVAANLARHAKVDVGSALRRANHKFERRFRAMEAMAEADGTPLAGQGLDAQDGYWLRAKQAERDP, encoded by the coding sequence ATGCCGCATGCCCCGGGCGACATCCGCCGCATTCTCGAGATCATGGCGCGTCTGCGCGATCGGCAGTCCGGCTGCCCCTGGGATCTGGAGCAGGATTTCGCATCGATCGCCGCCTACACCATCGAGGAAGCCTACGAGGTCGCCGACGCGATCGATCGCAAGGATCTTCCCGGCCTGTGCGACGAACTGGGCGACCTGCTGTTCCAGGTCGTGTTCCATGCGCGGATGGCCGAGGAGCAGGGCGCCTTCGCATTCGGCGACGTCGTCGACGCGATCAGCGACAAGATGATCCGCCGTCATCCGCACATCTTCGGCGACGCCTGTGCCGGTGACGCGCAGACGGTGCTACGCAACTGGGAGGCGATCAAGCGTGCCGAACGCGCGGCGGCGGGCGAGACCGATGTCTCGGCGCTGGCCGGCATCGCCCGTGGACTGCCCGAGTGGCAGCGCGCGGTGAAGTTGCAGCAGCGCGCCGCGCGGGTCGGTTTCGACTGGCCGGGGCCGGCGCCGGTGATCGACAAGCTGCACGAGGAGATCGACGAAGTCCGCGCGGAGTTCGCTGCGATCGCCGCCGACCCCGGCGACAGCGGGGCGCAGGCGCGGCTGGAAGAGGAGATCGGCGACCTGCTGTTCGTCGCGGCAAACCTGGCGCGGCACGCGAAGGTCGATGTCGGCAGCGCGCTGCGCCGCGCGAACCACAAGTTCGAGCGCAGGTTCCGCGCGATGGAAGCGATGGCGGAAGCCGATGGCACGCCGCTGGCGGGG